TTTCCTCGGGCTCGTCGTACATGGCCGATGTTTCTATTCCAAGCGACGCGGTGAGCGATGCCAGATGCGGCTTGATGAGCTGGTCAGCGATGAGCGCCTGGTTTGCCTGGCGCCGTGCCGGTGACGGGTCGAACCATGTCGCTGCCGTTACCGGACGGACCGGTGCACCGTCCAATTCCCGGATCAAATGCTCCTCGTTCGCCGCAACGGCGCTTGCTGACCGACCGCTGACCAGCATGAACGTCACCGGGGTGGTGAAGCCGGTCGCCGCCGTTACTGCGTCTGCTTCCGTCCGCAGGATCTCTGACGGAACCTGGAACTTGCCGATATCGTCCAGCACCTCCCAGTTCAATGCAGCCGCAGTCACAATCCCGGTAAATCCCAGGGCAATCGCGGCGCCCGCACGCCTTTCGGGACGATGCGACAGCAGCCATGCCGCCACGCGGTCCAACAGGGGGAGGCCGATACCCTTCCGCCGCTTGCCGTTGTCCAGCAGCGGCAGGATGGTCAATGCCACCAGACCCGATGCCGCCAGTCCAGCCGCGCCGAACAGGGCAATCTGCTGGAACACGACCACGGGAAAAAAGGCAAGTGCGGTGAACGCGCCGACGGCGGCGACCAGCGACACCAGGACGCCGCGGGATACTTCGCCCTTGCGCCGCTCGACGGAGGCGTTCTGGCCGCCAACGCCGGTCATCAGATAGTGGATGGTGTAATCGTCGGCGATGCCGGTCAGCGCCGCCCCGAAGACGGTCGCGATTACGTGGATGGTGCCGAACACCGCGAGAGTGGCCGCCAGGCCCGCGATCACGCCGCTGAGGATGACCACCAGCCCCAGACCCACCGAGCGAAAGGTGCCGAATACGCTCCAGAACAGGACGAAGACCGCGATGGCTGTCGCCGACGTGATCAGCGAAATTTCCTGCCGGGCGTTACGGCCGCCCTCGTCGGCGTGGAACACGGCGCCAGCGCGGTCGAGTCTGACCTGCTTCGGTGCCCAGGCCGCCTTCCAGTCGTCGATCAGTGCGGAAAGCGTGTCCTGCACATCGAGGCGATAGGCAGATTGCGACAGGCTGCCTGCGATGAGCCTGCCGTCGCCCGTCGGCACAAGCGTCATGTTGTAGGGCGCGATGCAGGACAGCAGCGTGGGCGTCAGCAGCAGGGGATCGGTCGCCAGCAATTGGCTGCTGGCGGGCGACATGGGCATGTACCACTGGCGTAGCGCCGCGGCGGCGACCTCGCCGCCTCGACCCTGATCGAACTTGTGCCGGTCATCCGGGCAAAGCAGGGCTGTGCGGTTGGCGTGCAGCCAGTTCCATATTTGCCGCGCATCGTCGCTCGCCGGCCGGAACATGCCCGAGACCGCGAGGCGCTGCGCCAGGTCTTTCGTCGCCGTATCCCGGTTTTCTGGCGCACCCCCCGACACGAGCAACACGATACGGCTCGATCCGGCCGCGCCGGCCCTGGTCACTGCGTCCGACAGGGTGATATCGCGGGCATGGGCGGGCAGCAGCGACAGGATATCGTTGTCTATAGGCAGGCCGCGAGAAAAGCTCACTACGACAAAAAGTGCCGCGCAGACGAGCATGCTCGCGACAATGGCTGCGGCAGCGTGAGCGCGCGTCATGGCGCTTCGACCGCCTCATTGCGAAACTGGATTGACTCGTGATCGCCATTGGCGCGGGTGATGGTGACCTCCGAAACGGTCCGGCAGCCAGACACCTCCACTTTTCCAAGCAATGCAGCAAAGGACCCGCTCTTGGGGCTGAGGGTGACGAGCCATCTGGTGTCGGGCCGGATTGCCGTCGTCACCGTGAAGAACGAGGTCAGCTCGCTCCATCGCGCGCGGACCAATGCCGATGTCACGCGGACGATCACGGCGCTGATGTCGCCGGTCATGTTCATGGCCTCGTCAGGGCCATCGTCGACGGACTGGGTCATGCCGTCCTTCGCCAGGGTCATGCGCACTTTGAACGGGCTGGTCGTGGTCCAGACGATCGTGTCGTCGTCGATAGCGACGGTACCCTCGGAAACAAGCGGCCTTGGCAGGTTGGCGAATGTGCGTTGCTGGACGAAACTCTGGCGCACATTCTTGGGCTTGAGCTGGTCAGGCGAGAGGCATGGCTCCGCCGCTGCGCCTGCCGGCACCAGTACGACGCAAGCCAGCCCGCTGATCAGGGCAAGAATGGCGCCAGCTTGTCGAACAATATCGGCGGGCTTCGCCATTTCATTTCCTCTGTGGCCAGGTCCACCGCGACCTGCACCGTGTGGCCGGTGGTCAGCTTCTTGCCGCTGCCCATGTCGCGGATCTGATACTTGATCTTCAGCCGGTTTTCCCACTCGACGATGCCGGCGGTGATTTCCGCCCGGGTGTCCAGTTTCAGGGGGCGGTAGTAGCGGACATGCATATCGATGACGGGCCAGGCGAAACCCGAGTTCCGCATTGCCTCGTAGCCATAGCCAATGCCACCCATCAGCACGCGCCGAACAGCCTCGAAGTAGCGCGGATAGTTGCCGTGCCAGACGACATTCATGGGGTCGAGATCGTAGAACTGGACCTCGATGGCCAGCGTCGCTGAAGCGATCGGCTTCATCGCGGCGGGTCTGCCTCGTTGTAGAGCGACCAGGCGCCAGCGTCGATCTGGGCGCAGAGCTGGTGCGCCACCATGTCGAGCGGCGCGTCCTCTTCGATAAAGGGAATAGCTGAGCCGGCTGTTGCGATGAACGTGCGCAGCGGTTCGCTCATGTCGGCATCGCAGATGTCGCCCTGACGCTGTCTGAGTCTCATCGCCTGGGTCACCGCGATCATCAGACCAGCGGCGACCTGGGTGGTGAGTTCGGCCACACGCAGGCAGTCACGCGCGGCAATGGTGCCCATCGAGACCTTGTCCTGGTTGTGGCATTCGGTCGAGCGTGAGAACACGCTGGCCGGCATGGTCAGCTTCAGCGCCTCGGCTGTCCAGGCGGACATGGAGATTTGCAGTGCCTTCAGGCCGTGATTGATGGTGGCGCGCGGACCGGTCGAGCCGCTGAGATTGGCGGGTAGGCCTTGGTTGTAGCGCACGTCGACAAGCTGGGCCATTTGCCGGTCCATCAGGTCGGCGAGGTTGGCGACCAGTGTCTTCACGCCGTCCATCACGAATGCGACATGACCGCCGTAGAAATTGCCGCCGTGCAGGATGTCGCCCGTCTCGGGATCGATCAGCGGGTTGTCATTGGCGCTGTTGATCTCGGTCTCCAGCACCGTGCGGAACGCACCGCTCATGTCCTCGAATACGCCGATGATATGGGGCGCGCAGCGGATGGAGTAGCGGTCCTGGATACGCTGATCCTTGTGCCGGGCGGCGAACGCTCCGAGATCGTCGCGGATGCGCGTTGCCACCCGCCGCTGTCCCGGATGAGGTTTGGCGATAAACAGACGGTCGTCGAAATGCGCCGGATTGCCCATCAGGCTGAGGCAGGTGAGCGAGGTCAGGCGCGTGCTGAGCGCCGACAGGAACTGAGCGCGCTCGAAGGCGATGACGGCGAGACCGGTCATGACCGAGGTGCCGTTCATTACCGCGAGCGCTTCCTTGGGCTTGAGCACGATGGGCGCGAGGCCAACGCGCTGGAACGCGACCCGTGACATGACCTCTTCGCCGCGGAACCGGACGCGCCGCTCGCCGGCCAGCGCGCCAGCGATGTAGCTCAGCGGCGTCAGGTCGCCGCTCGCCCCGACTGAACCTTCGGCTGGAATCATTGGCAGGATGTCGAAGCGCAGCATGTCGCGCAGCATTTGCAGCAGGTCCATGCTTACGCCGGACCAGCCCCGAACCAATGTCGAGAGCCGTACAGCGATGACCGCTCGGGTTTCTTCGGGGGTCAGGAAGCGGCCCATGCCGATGCCGTGGAAGCGTGTCAGGTGTAGCGGCAGTTCGCGGACCAGATCGGCGGGGATCGTCGTGGTGCAGCTGTCGCCATAACCCGTGGTGACGCCGTAAATCTCACCGTTGCGGGCGATGATGTCCTCGATGACCGCGGCGGATCGGCCGACATGTTCGGAGAATGCCGGGCCGGACTCGAGTTCGGCGGTCGCGCTACTGCGCGAGATGTTCCAGATGTCACGGACCGTGGCATCCCGTCCGCCGAAAATGACCACGGGCTTCATGCGGCTTTTCCTTGTGCTTCGGCAACCACGGGAGCCGGCGGCGACTCCGAGCGCCAGAACGGATAAAAGTTGAACCACTGGAGCGGCGCCAGCCGCACATGTGTCTCAAGGCGTGCCGCATAGCGGCGGATGTGCGCATTGACGGCCCGCTCACGATTGCCGCGCGGCAATTCAAGGCGGTCGGCGAAGGTTTCGAAGTGGACTTTGTAACCGTCGCCTTCCCGCAGGCAGAACAACAGGTATACCGGACATTTGAGCAGAGCGCCCAGGATGAACGGTCCTTGAGGGAAGTCGGCCATGGCACCGAGGAAGGGGGCAGAACAGACCCGGCGCGAGTCGCCCACCGGCACCCTGTCGCCCATGACAACCACCCATTCGCCGCGTGAGATGGCCTCGCTCAGCATGATCGCGGTGGCCGGGCCAACCTCGGTCACCTGAATCAGCCGCACCGAGGATTTGCGGCTGAACGAGGACATCAACCTGTTGAAGTTTTCAGCGTGGCGGGTATGGACAAGCACATTGACCTTCCAGCGGCCGGTCAGGCTGGCAATGGCGCGCATCACCTCGGGATTGCCCAGATGGGCCGAAATCACGAACGAGCCTTTGCCCGTTTGCTCGGCTTCGGCGAGCGGTCCGTCGAGAATGCCGTCGACTTTCGACAGGTTGAGCCTGCCGGTCCAGGACGCCAGTTTGTCGATGGCCGAGGATGCGAAGCTCATGAAGTGCCTCAGCACCATGATCTGTCCCGGCGGGCGGGAGAGTGACCCGGCGCGCCACACCCGGCGCAGATAGTCCAGCGATGCCCGGCGCTGGCTTGGGCCAGTCAGATAAAAGAACAGCACAATGGGCGCCAGCGCCACCAGGCACAGCCGCCGGCCGAGCATCCGGTAGACGAAGCCGAGAGTGGCCAGGCCCCAATAGGCGCCGCGCTCGCCCAACTGAGCCCAGTGCGAGTCCGATCCCGGATTTCGTTGCCTGCGGGTGGCCAGTCGTGGCAGGCGCCGCAGCATGCCGAAGAACAGGCGCGTATGCATCGCCGATATGCGGAGGTTGTCCGCGAACAGGCGAAAATTCGAGTGATTGCCGGCCGGGTAGGTCACCTTGACGGGAATAGAACGGATCGGTATCCCGCGCCAATGGCAGCGCACGAGGATTTCGATGTCGAAGTCCATCGCCATGCCGATACGCTCCTCGTCGATCACCAGGAGCGTCTTTCCCAGCGGATAGACCCGGAACCCGCACATGCTGTCCTTGATGTCGAGCGACAGCGAGTTGATGAACACCCAGAAATGGGTCACCCAGCGCCCGATCCGGCGGCCCAGAGGCACGGTGTCGTCATATCGCGGACGGCCGGAGACAAGCGCGTCGGGATCCTGCCGCGACAGCGCCAGCAGGTCGGGCGCAAAGGCCAGGTCGTGCTGGCCGTCCGCATCTACCTGCAGGGCGTGGGAGAAGCCGCGGTCGCGCGCCCGCCGCAATCCGCGAACAACCGCAAAGCCCTTGCCGGCATTGATGTCATGTCGCAGCAGTTCCACGCCGGGACGCTTCTGACATATGGTCGAGATCGTTCTGGCTGCCACGGGGCCACTGCCGTCGTCGATGACGATGACCGGCAGAGCCAGCGCCGCCAGCCGGTCGAGGATCGCTTCCAGAACCTGGTGATGGTTGAATGTCGGGACAATGGCGCAGGTGGCTGTCATGGCCGTCCGCTCATCGAGCCGCTGGCGGTGATTTCGCCGCCCCGTGCATATTCGAAATCGACCCGTGTGCGCCCGTTTCGCTTCAGGCTGAGCGTCAGCACATCGCCGGGGTGGGTCGGCCGGCGGAACTTGACGCGCGACAAGTCACGGCCCGAGACGTCGATGTTCCATGTCCGGTTCGCCAGCGCGGCGACGATATGCAATTGCGCGACACCCGGAAGCAGCGGCATTTGTGGGAAATGCCCTTCGAACCAGCAAAGATCGTCCTGCAGCTCGATCTGAAACACGGCGTTGCCGGCATCCGCCGCTTCATGCCGGATAATTGGCATGGTGGGGGGCGAGGCCGAAAACATCACGCGCAGGTCGGTGGGCAGCCGTTTGCCGTGCGCAGTTTCAGGAAGCCTTGTCACGAAGCGCCAGAATTTGGGCCGTTCCATGGGCTCGAGCCGATCTGCGAGCCTTGAGCGCAATTCCTGGCCGAAGCGGAATTTGTCGATTTCCCCAAGGCGCTTCGCGCCGGTGCGGGACAGCACGACGGCGGCGCCGAGCGCACCGCTCCGGTCAGGAAGGTCGATAGCCGCGGCATTGTCGATTTCGACGAGCTCCATGAGCGCCTGCTCGACCCGGGCCAGAGAAACTTTTTTGCCTTCGATCTTCGCAATGCGGTCGCCACGGCCGAAAAGCGCAAACCGGCCATCGCTTTCGAACCGGACGAGATCGCCGGTGTGGGCAGGAATGCCGTCGCCGCAGAAGGGTGAAGCGACGGTCAGCAGGGCGTCCTCGCCGGCGCTGGCGGCGACGCCGGGCAACGGCGTCCAGGTTT
The sequence above is drawn from the Emcibacter sp. SYSU 3D8 genome and encodes:
- a CDS encoding aromatic amino acid ammonia-lyase; translated protein: MKPVVIFGGRDATVRDIWNISRSSATAELESGPAFSEHVGRSAAVIEDIIARNGEIYGVTTGYGDSCTTTIPADLVRELPLHLTRFHGIGMGRFLTPEETRAVIAVRLSTLVRGWSGVSMDLLQMLRDMLRFDILPMIPAEGSVGASGDLTPLSYIAGALAGERRVRFRGEEVMSRVAFQRVGLAPIVLKPKEALAVMNGTSVMTGLAVIAFERAQFLSALSTRLTSLTCLSLMGNPAHFDDRLFIAKPHPGQRRVATRIRDDLGAFAARHKDQRIQDRYSIRCAPHIIGVFEDMSGAFRTVLETEINSANDNPLIDPETGDILHGGNFYGGHVAFVMDGVKTLVANLADLMDRQMAQLVDVRYNQGLPANLSGSTGPRATINHGLKALQISMSAWTAEALKLTMPASVFSRSTECHNQDKVSMGTIAARDCLRVAELTTQVAAGLMIAVTQAMRLRQRQGDICDADMSEPLRTFIATAGSAIPFIEEDAPLDMVAHQLCAQIDAGAWSLYNEADPPR
- a CDS encoding acyl-CoA thioesterase, whose amino-acid sequence is MKPIASATLAIEVQFYDLDPMNVVWHGNYPRYFEAVRRVLMGGIGYGYEAMRNSGFAWPVIDMHVRYYRPLKLDTRAEITAGIVEWENRLKIKYQIRDMGSGKKLTTGHTVQVAVDLATEEMKWRSPPILFDKLAPFLP
- a CDS encoding glycosyltransferase; this translates as MTATCAIVPTFNHHQVLEAILDRLAALALPVIVIDDGSGPVAARTISTICQKRPGVELLRHDINAGKGFAVVRGLRRARDRGFSHALQVDADGQHDLAFAPDLLALSRQDPDALVSGRPRYDDTVPLGRRIGRWVTHFWVFINSLSLDIKDSMCGFRVYPLGKTLLVIDEERIGMAMDFDIEILVRCHWRGIPIRSIPVKVTYPAGNHSNFRLFADNLRISAMHTRLFFGMLRRLPRLATRRQRNPGSDSHWAQLGERGAYWGLATLGFVYRMLGRRLCLVALAPIVLFFYLTGPSQRRASLDYLRRVWRAGSLSRPPGQIMVLRHFMSFASSAIDKLASWTGRLNLSKVDGILDGPLAEAEQTGKGSFVISAHLGNPEVMRAIASLTGRWKVNVLVHTRHAENFNRLMSSFSRKSSVRLIQVTEVGPATAIMLSEAISRGEWVVVMGDRVPVGDSRRVCSAPFLGAMADFPQGPFILGALLKCPVYLLFCLREGDGYKVHFETFADRLELPRGNRERAVNAHIRRYAARLETHVRLAPLQWFNFYPFWRSESPPAPVVAEAQGKAA
- a CDS encoding AMP-binding protein, which gives rise to MTAFGMKADDSVAFVTSAGPMTSGQVRRAAAGIVDLIGQSERPVFLYFDHAVNFLPAFLACLAMEREVVLPGHVAPKYLEEIGTADGLLVTDVPGLGANAVMPPGEMNAKSPSLLPSLETGVTFLTSGSTGQPKRCRKRFAQLAAEVDALSTLWTLPPGPVVSTVSHQHIYGLLFSVLLPLRAGRPIIATRAQGWDDVARQLVGGDATLVTSPAHLSRIPSELPASCRPAAIFSSGAPLSPEAANNAHHQLGVLPTEVLGSTETGGIAWRRQAMGGETWTPLPGVAASAGEDALLTVASPFCGDGIPAHTGDLVRFESDGRFALFGRGDRIAKIEGKKVSLARVEQALMELVEIDNAAAIDLPDRSGALGAAVVLSRTGAKRLGEIDKFRFGQELRSRLADRLEPMERPKFWRFVTRLPETAHGKRLPTDLRVMFSASPPTMPIIRHEAADAGNAVFQIELQDDLCWFEGHFPQMPLLPGVAQLHIVAALANRTWNIDVSGRDLSRVKFRRPTHPGDVLTLSLKRNGRTRVDFEYARGGEITASGSMSGRP
- a CDS encoding outer membrane lipoprotein carrier protein LolA, translated to MAKPADIVRQAGAILALISGLACVVLVPAGAAAEPCLSPDQLKPKNVRQSFVQQRTFANLPRPLVSEGTVAIDDDTIVWTTTSPFKVRMTLAKDGMTQSVDDGPDEAMNMTGDISAVIVRVTSALVRARWSELTSFFTVTTAIRPDTRWLVTLSPKSGSFAALLGKVEVSGCRTVSEVTITRANGDHESIQFRNEAVEAP